Proteins found in one Ptychodera flava strain L36383 chromosome 16, AS_Pfla_20210202, whole genome shotgun sequence genomic segment:
- the LOC139114735 gene encoding alpha-N-acetylneuraminide alpha-2,8-sialyltransferase-like isoform X2 produces MSLNGILFKDAEDAVKDTGNEVKIDTGFAANINDRADDDDSENDDIDGGDGMEETLAPESSIKNYNYSRFLNETLSLQMYIEYLRVNDFYNQWKFNTSSAGAFRRMLVRRSNSDKDMFLTKYNSQVGNRYGYTSAFWTKFKITPAMMNAFPMETPPNLGSLHRCAVVGPNEILKNTSCGKEIDKADFVFRYNFNTPGKFTPDIGCKSNLTIIGPSVLKSRFQSLQEVRDRKYYIENATALKGYLGILLANQGMASLGMKARRLMKNETLFFNPVIFRDFKTILTQKYNYTRMLSMGMFTSLAALSMCKEVHLYGIWPFRKDYKGVPVPFYYSEEQRTYHSIGEYKILRDLHEQGGLRLHLGPCT; encoded by the exons ATGTCACTCAATGGAATTCTTTTCAAAGACGCTGAAGACGCGGTCAAAGACACCGGCAACGAGGTCAAAATAGACACCGGTTTTGCAGCGAATATCAACGACCGcgccgatgatgatgatagcgAGAATGATGATATTGACGGCGGTGATGGAATGGAGGAGACGCTGGCACCAGAAAGTTCCATCAAGAATTACAATTACAG TCGCTTTTTAAACGAAACACTGTCATTGCAAATGTACATTGAATATCTAAGAGTGAACGACTTTTACAACCAATGGAAGTTTAATACATCATCAGCTGGTGCTTTTAG ACGAATGCTGGTTCGTCGATCAAATTCGGATAAAGACATGTTCCTTACCAAGTACAACTCACAAGTGGGTAACAGGTATGGATATACCAGCGCATTCTGGACAAAGTTTAAAATTACTCCAGCCATGATGAATGCATTCCCTATG GAGACGCCGCCAAACCTTGGTTCTTTACATAGGTGTGCTGTGGTAGGACCCAATGAAATTCTTAAAAACACAAGCTGTGGAAAGGAGATAGATAAAGCTGATTTTGTATTCAG gtaCAACTTCAACACTCCCGGTAAATTTACCCCTGACATTGGTTGTAAAAGCAACCTTACCATCATTGGACCAAGTGTCTTGAAATCACG GTTCCAGAGCCTTCAGGAGGTACGAGATCggaagtattatatagaaaacGCAACAGCTTTGAAAGGTTATCTTGGCATTCTACTAGCAAATCAAGGAATGGCCTCGCTCGGCATGAAGGCAAGACGACTTATGAAGAATGAAACCCTGTTTTTCAATCCAGTGATATTCAGAGATTTCAAGACAATTTTAACACAAAAGTACAATTATACAAGGATGCTGTCCATGG GAATGTTTACATCACTAGCGGCTCTTTCAATGTGTAAAGAAGTCCATCTGTATGGTATCTGGCCGTTCAGAAAGGACTACAAGGGAGTGCCCGTACCTTTTTACTATAGTGAAGAACAAAGGACATACCATAGCATTGGTGAATACAAAATACTTCGTGATCTTCACGAACAAGGAGGCTTGCGTCTTCATCTAGGTCCATGTACGTGA